One genomic window of Monodelphis domestica isolate mMonDom1 chromosome 1, mMonDom1.pri, whole genome shotgun sequence includes the following:
- the DBN1 gene encoding drebrin isoform X1, with product MASVSFSGHRLALLAAYQEVIQEDCPADWALYTYEDDSDDLKLAASGGGGLQELSGHFENQKVMYGFCSVKDSQAALPKYVLINWVGEDVPDARKCACASHVAKVAEFFQGVDVIVNASSVEDIDAGAIGQRLSNGLARLSSPVLHRLRLREDENAEPVGTTYQKTDAAVEMKRLNREQFWEQAKREEELRKEEERKKALDERLKFEQERMEQERLEQEEREKRYREREQQIEEHRRKQQTLEAEEAKQRLKEQSIFGDQREEEEEAQMKKSESEVEEAAAIIAQRPDNPREFFKQQERVASASSCEMPTPFNHRPAGRPYCPFIKGPDSGPSSSSSSSSSPPRTPFPYITCHRTPNLSSSFPCSQMDSHRRAATAAARSPSDSSSASTPVADQIDRALDEVTSSQPQPLSREPIMEALLENEPPGETTGPLEDLVFLETKEEVVAAVTAAPAASAESLEELELAEPTGPPEPPAQGSLINLWQSDGVAPPEPESTEWELQANMRAPTPPQEGSGAILEESDLVSPPEPSLLGEGAPEPSILPADNSANLLNFDELPEPPATFCDPEDGDREASDMGGMEGSHPGSEQDGLVAQTLPMDLEELEPEQEAHLLTNGETTQKEGTQASEGYFSQSQEEEFAQSEDLSAKAPPPVFYNKPPEIDITCWDADPVPEEEEAFGGSV from the exons ATGGCCAGTGTCAGCTTCAGCGGCCACCGCCTGGCGCTGCTGGCGGCGTACCAGGAGGTGATCCAGGAGGACTGCCCTGCCGACTG GGCTCTTTACACGTATGAGGACGATTCAGATGACCTCAAGTTAGCGGCGTCAGGAG GGGGCGGCCTACAAGAGCTCTCGGGTCATTTTGAGAACCAGAAGGTGATGTACGGCTTTTGCAGTGTCAAGGACTCACAGGCTGCACTCCCCAAATATGTCCTCATCAACTGG GTTGGTGAGGATGTGCCAGATGCCCGCAAGTGTGCCTGTGCCAGCCATGTGGCCAAGGTGGCTGAATTCTTTCAG GGTGTGGATGTGATCGTCAATGCCAGCAGTGTGGAGGACATAGATGCTGGTGCTATTGGACAGAGGCTTTCTAATGGCCTGGCTCGCCTCTCCAGCCCAGTGCTACACCGACTTCGACTGCGGGAGGATGAGAATGCTGAACCAGTG gGTACCACATACCAGAAGACAGATGCTGCTGTGGAAATGAAACGGCTTAATCGGGAGCAGTTCTGGGAGCAGGCCAAG AGAGAAGAGGAgttgaggaaggaggaggagaggaagaaggccCTGGACGAAAGGCTGAAGTTTGAGCAGGAGCGGATGGAACAGGAACGCCTGGagcaggaggagagggaaaagcgATACCGGGAGAGGGAACAGCAGATTGAGGAGCACAG GAGAAAACAGCAGACTTTGGAAGCTGAGGAAGCCAAACAGAGATTGAAGGAACAGTCGATCTTT GGTGACCAgcgtgaggaggaggaagaggcgcAGATGAAGAAGTCAGAATCAGAAGTGGAG GAGGCAGCTGCCATCATTGCACAGCGACCTGACAACCCCCGGGAATTCTTCAAGCAGCAAGAGCGAGTGGCTTCAGCTAGCAGCTGTGAAATGCCCACCCCCTTCAACCACAGGCCAG CAGGTCGTCCATACTGTCCTTTCATAAAGGGACCGGACAGTGGGccgtcttcctcttcctcctcttcctcttcccctcctcggACTCCCTTCCCCTATATCACCTGTCACCGCACCCCaaatctttcttcctccttcccat GCAGCCAGATGGACAGCCACAGGAGGGCTGCAACGGCAGCTGCCCGGAGCCCCTCCGATTCCAGCTCCGCCTCCACACCTGTGGCGGACCAGATTGATCGGGCCCTGGATGAGGTGACATCCTCACAGCCACAGCCCCTCTCCCGAG AGCCCATCATGGAGGCCTTGTTGGAGAATGAGCCTCCAGGAGAGACAACTGGGCCCCTAGAGGACTTGGTGTTTCTGGAGACCAAAGAGGAGGTGGTGGCTGCAGTTACAGCAGCCCCAGCAGCTTCTGCTGAGAGCTTGGAGGAGCTAGAGTTGGCTGAGCCTACTGGCCCCCCTGAACCGCCAGCTCAAGGGAGCCTCATCAACTTGTGGCAGAGTGATGGGGTTGCCCCTCCTGAACCCGAATCCACAGAGTGGGAGCTTCAGGCCAATATGAGGGCTCCAACTCCACCCCAGGAGGGATCTGGGGCTATACTAGAAGAGTCTGATTTGGTATCCCCTCCAGAGCCTTCCCTACTGGGGGAGGGGGCTCCAGAGCCCTCCATATTGCCTGCTGACAACAGTGCCAACCTCCTGAACTTCGATGAGTTGCCTGAGCCTCCAGCCACCTTCTGTGACCCTGAGGATGGTGACCGTGAAGCCTCTGATATGGGGGGGATGGAGGGGTCCCACCCTGGCTCTGAACAAGATGGCCTGGTGGCCCAGACCCTGCCCATGGACTTGGAGGAGCTGGAGCCAGAGCAGGAAGCCCACTTGCTAACCAATGGAGAAACTACCCAGAAGGAGGGGACACAG GCCAGTGAGGGATATTTCAGCCAATCACAGGAGGAGGAGTTTGCCCAGTCAGAAGATCTATCTGCTAAAGCCCCACCTCCTGTATTTTACAACAAACCCCCAG AGATTGACATTACCTGTTGGGATGCGGACCCTGTGCCTGAGGAAGAAGAGGCCTTTGGAGGCAGTGTCTAG
- the DBN1 gene encoding drebrin isoform X2, translating to MASVSFSGHRLALLAAYQEVIQEDCPADWALYTYEDDSDDLKLAASGGGGLQELSGHFENQKVMYGFCSVKDSQAALPKYVLINWVGEDVPDARKCACASHVAKVAEFFQGVDVIVNASSVEDIDAGAIGQRLSNGLARLSSPVLHRLRLREDENAEPVGTTYQKTDAAVEMKRLNREQFWEQAKREEELRKEEERKKALDERLKFEQERMEQERLEQEEREKRYREREQQIEEHRRKQQTLEAEEAKQRLKEQSIFGDQREEEEEAQMKKSESEVEEAAAIIAQRPDNPREFFKQQERVASASSCEMPTPFNHRPGSQMDSHRRAATAAARSPSDSSSASTPVADQIDRALDEVTSSQPQPLSREPIMEALLENEPPGETTGPLEDLVFLETKEEVVAAVTAAPAASAESLEELELAEPTGPPEPPAQGSLINLWQSDGVAPPEPESTEWELQANMRAPTPPQEGSGAILEESDLVSPPEPSLLGEGAPEPSILPADNSANLLNFDELPEPPATFCDPEDGDREASDMGGMEGSHPGSEQDGLVAQTLPMDLEELEPEQEAHLLTNGETTQKEGTQASEGYFSQSQEEEFAQSEDLSAKAPPPVFYNKPPEIDITCWDADPVPEEEEAFGGSV from the exons ATGGCCAGTGTCAGCTTCAGCGGCCACCGCCTGGCGCTGCTGGCGGCGTACCAGGAGGTGATCCAGGAGGACTGCCCTGCCGACTG GGCTCTTTACACGTATGAGGACGATTCAGATGACCTCAAGTTAGCGGCGTCAGGAG GGGGCGGCCTACAAGAGCTCTCGGGTCATTTTGAGAACCAGAAGGTGATGTACGGCTTTTGCAGTGTCAAGGACTCACAGGCTGCACTCCCCAAATATGTCCTCATCAACTGG GTTGGTGAGGATGTGCCAGATGCCCGCAAGTGTGCCTGTGCCAGCCATGTGGCCAAGGTGGCTGAATTCTTTCAG GGTGTGGATGTGATCGTCAATGCCAGCAGTGTGGAGGACATAGATGCTGGTGCTATTGGACAGAGGCTTTCTAATGGCCTGGCTCGCCTCTCCAGCCCAGTGCTACACCGACTTCGACTGCGGGAGGATGAGAATGCTGAACCAGTG gGTACCACATACCAGAAGACAGATGCTGCTGTGGAAATGAAACGGCTTAATCGGGAGCAGTTCTGGGAGCAGGCCAAG AGAGAAGAGGAgttgaggaaggaggaggagaggaagaaggccCTGGACGAAAGGCTGAAGTTTGAGCAGGAGCGGATGGAACAGGAACGCCTGGagcaggaggagagggaaaagcgATACCGGGAGAGGGAACAGCAGATTGAGGAGCACAG GAGAAAACAGCAGACTTTGGAAGCTGAGGAAGCCAAACAGAGATTGAAGGAACAGTCGATCTTT GGTGACCAgcgtgaggaggaggaagaggcgcAGATGAAGAAGTCAGAATCAGAAGTGGAG GAGGCAGCTGCCATCATTGCACAGCGACCTGACAACCCCCGGGAATTCTTCAAGCAGCAAGAGCGAGTGGCTTCAGCTAGCAGCTGTGAAATGCCCACCCCCTTCAACCACAGGCCAG GCAGCCAGATGGACAGCCACAGGAGGGCTGCAACGGCAGCTGCCCGGAGCCCCTCCGATTCCAGCTCCGCCTCCACACCTGTGGCGGACCAGATTGATCGGGCCCTGGATGAGGTGACATCCTCACAGCCACAGCCCCTCTCCCGAG AGCCCATCATGGAGGCCTTGTTGGAGAATGAGCCTCCAGGAGAGACAACTGGGCCCCTAGAGGACTTGGTGTTTCTGGAGACCAAAGAGGAGGTGGTGGCTGCAGTTACAGCAGCCCCAGCAGCTTCTGCTGAGAGCTTGGAGGAGCTAGAGTTGGCTGAGCCTACTGGCCCCCCTGAACCGCCAGCTCAAGGGAGCCTCATCAACTTGTGGCAGAGTGATGGGGTTGCCCCTCCTGAACCCGAATCCACAGAGTGGGAGCTTCAGGCCAATATGAGGGCTCCAACTCCACCCCAGGAGGGATCTGGGGCTATACTAGAAGAGTCTGATTTGGTATCCCCTCCAGAGCCTTCCCTACTGGGGGAGGGGGCTCCAGAGCCCTCCATATTGCCTGCTGACAACAGTGCCAACCTCCTGAACTTCGATGAGTTGCCTGAGCCTCCAGCCACCTTCTGTGACCCTGAGGATGGTGACCGTGAAGCCTCTGATATGGGGGGGATGGAGGGGTCCCACCCTGGCTCTGAACAAGATGGCCTGGTGGCCCAGACCCTGCCCATGGACTTGGAGGAGCTGGAGCCAGAGCAGGAAGCCCACTTGCTAACCAATGGAGAAACTACCCAGAAGGAGGGGACACAG GCCAGTGAGGGATATTTCAGCCAATCACAGGAGGAGGAGTTTGCCCAGTCAGAAGATCTATCTGCTAAAGCCCCACCTCCTGTATTTTACAACAAACCCCCAG AGATTGACATTACCTGTTGGGATGCGGACCCTGTGCCTGAGGAAGAAGAGGCCTTTGGAGGCAGTGTCTAG